A stretch of DNA from Coccidioides posadasii str. Silveira chromosome 1, complete sequence:
ATCTCCCTTGGTACTGGAAAATGAGTCTTCGCGGGGCCGGTTACGTTCTATGGACTTGGATTTGATCGCATCAGAGTGGCTACCCGTAGGCTTGGGAAAACTTTTCCTAGCCGCGGATGGTGGTGCCTTTTTGCTCTCCTCTGAAAGCgatatttcttcttcaagttCAGGAGGGAGCGTTGGAGAGAGCAGAGGAGGTATACTCGGGCCAGTGGTGTCCGGCGGAAGAGTAGGTGAAAGTAACTCAGGAACGGCTGGCGGTTTCTTTAATTGTATAAGGGGTTTGTCTGAATCCTCTTCACTGTCCTTTTCGGATCGTGGGTTCTTGCGATGGGGCGGTGAAGACTCATCAACAGGCTTTGAAGATGGGGATTCCGGCCTTCTCTTGGGAGCAACATCCTCCTTCGTAGAAGTAGAAGCTTTAGGGCATTGGCCCCTTCTGTTCGACGGAACGTCCTGCTTGAGAGGTGAGGGTTCGGTCTTGTTGCTAGATCCCAACGCGGGAGTTGGCGGAACGGATGTCTCCAACGCTTTCTTGTAGTCCTTGaaacttattttctttttctgctgacTGTTCTGTGACGGATTGTTTCTCATCTTCACTGCATGTATTCTAGGTTCATCCTCCTCGATGATATTTCCATTCCCATCGGACCATCCCCCCACGGCGACCAGGAGAGTGTCTTCGGCCTGACGAGACAGAAACGTCATGTACTGGAGCTGCTCCTCCTCTGGCGCAAACAAGCAGCCCTTGCCAACAGCCCAGTTTGTCACTGTTCGGGAACCCAGCCGGAACGGTTTCTCCGTCGGCACGGTGAGGAGGTATGGGTGGTGAGGGAAGACGTCTTCCGTGAGACGCTTGAACCGGGAGTTAATATCGAGAAGGTACTCTGAATGCGATCTCTTCTTGCTTGGTGCAGACTTGGAGATGGTCTTATTGGAGGCGGGGAGGGAAGTATCGTGGTCGAGTGGCATTATAGAGGTGGAGAGACAGGGAGGAAGAGCTCTGATCGGCCGCAGAGATCAGCGGAAGTCGATAAGGAAGGGAGTCACAGGCAAAGCTGGGAAGAACGGCGAAACCGGGGGGTTGAGAGTTTGAAAGTGAAGAGCAAGCGCAGAGCTCAGATAAAGGCATTCGAGCTCGAATGTTCAGGCCATGGGAAGGACAGTCGGGGGGAAGGGAAACGAAAGAGCAGAATTGATGTGAATGCGCCTGGGGCTCATTCAAGAGCTCGATGCCTGTGACAATAGAGAGAAGCGCGTCAATAGTGAATTGAGATAAATGGGATTCATGAAGCTCCGTAAGCTGCTCAGTCGGGCCGGCTGAACAGGCCAAAACAAAATGAGGGTGTTGTTGACTTTCAATAACAGGGCGGGTGAATGCGCTGCCCGGCAAGGTTCCACAAGCAGCTAAAGGGAACGCCAGATGACTTTCAACACAGTGGGACAGCCTCAACACAGACGCGCGGGGACGGATAAAGAagcagagagagaaaaggaaaaaaaaaaaaaaaggcgatTTTTCGTTACTCACCTCCAGGAGCAGCTTCTCGTTCCCCGATGTCGCAGCCAGGCGTGACGTGACGGCGGCGAGGCGGCCCGTCCAGCAGCCAAAGGTTCTGGTTCCGCTCAGCGACGAGAACCACGGAATCTTATTGGCTGGCTGAGTCTATGCCCACGATCGGCGAAAGCGTGGCCAGCTCGCATAGGCACGGCCATAGGGGTTGGGGGTGTTGGTTAGGCGAGCGAGGGCAGCGATTGAGTGGCAGGGAGATGGGAGACGGCCACCCAGGATCAACTGGCGATGGAAGAACAAGTTGGAGTGTTGGGGGTGGGCAGGCGggcgacgacgacgaggagGACGGTTTGGCAGCGACGAGAACTGAGTTTCGGGGAGTTTGGGGCCCAGGGCAGCCCGGCGAGTTAGCGGGCTGGCTGGGGGGCCTCGGTGGGGTTGCGCCCACAGTTCCGGCGCCTACAGCCGCGCAGAAGGACAGCAGAAGCCACCGAAAAGAACAGCCTGCCAGCCAACAGTTAACAGTACTCAGGCCTCCCCCGGGGTTCGTCTACTAACTATAGTCCGATCACTGATTAATGGAGCACGTCCTGGGCTTCGCAGCTACTGCATACAAACTCCTCTCCAAGCAAGCTTGCCTGGCGTGGGGTGCCATCGCTGCCGATTCCCTCTTAGCTCCTGGGCTGACCGCAGAGTCACGGACGGAATTAACCAGCAGATCGTGGCCAATGCGATCATCCGATTGGCGATCATTGCTTTTTTCTTCACCCTCCCTCCGCTTCCTCTTTCTGGGCGTTGACGTATGTAGCTGTCATCACCCGAGAGGAAATGtgaatacggagtacgaaaGAAAGGAAATTCGCATGTATGTTATGTACATAGGTACGGGGTACCGAACATCCTGAGAAACTATTCTTGCTCGGGAGATATCTATTGCATACATTAGACAAAATATGCTATTTGGAGAGTTGAAGCCGTTGATGAAGAGCCGGGATCTAATGCACCTCTGCCAAAGTCTAAAAACGTACGCATTCGagatctttcttttttcctgcTATCATGCCTCAAAACATCCATTTTTCCTCGCTTCTGGTTTCATCTCAATGCCACACTCAGTATCAAGCCCCTTTCCAGGACGgacctctctctctctccatgaAAACCAAAAGGAAGGCTACTCCCGCGAAGGCAACCGATACCTCCCAAACAAATTCCAACGCATCCAAGAAAACACCGGTGACCTCGCCGCTCAGAGGCTCCGGGAACCTCGCTATGAATGAGCGTTCGACAGAAGTTGCGGGACATCCATATCAAAGATGCGATACGACGGTTTCTAGAAACTGATTTGTTGAAGAGAATAGCCGGAATCGCAACGCCACAAATATTGCCAAAGCTTCGCAGCGATGCCCAGCTTGCCGTTGCGGCCGCCTGATCGCTCTCGGCAAGCGGTGCTTGGGATGTAGGGAGCAAGGTGTTGAGCACCATCCCCCGGAATCAAGGCTGCTATCATTTGGAAGATGATCCACTCGGCCGCGGAGGACGTTCTATTAAAGTGAGCAAATAGACCAAGACCCAGCGCCAGGATCGCGAATCCAGCGAAGTGAAAGGATCCATATTTGCCAAGTTATGAAAGAATAATCACAACAGTGACGGCCCCGGCGACGGAGGCCAACGTGACATGCAGTGACTGAACACTTGTGCGGGCTGATGATGAACCAAGAGATAGACaggaaggaaaaacaaaGAGCACCCAGTACAGGAGGTCAGTCAGGGAGAACTTGCTAATATATACGACCAATGACATGCGGTCTGTGAAAAGCCGGGGAGGTGTCACAAGTTCCCTGCAAAACCTCGAGCTCTCCTAGGCCATAAAGAGAACCATACCACAAAGACGCATCATGAGCGGGATGACTATGCGCTACGATCACCAGGGATATCGCGAACCGGCATACGTTGAGGCGTAGAGTACAACGGATGTGGAATCTATGATCATAATATTACTGGCGTAATGGATGCCCTTCAATCGTTTAGTGAAGTCCCTGTCACGCTGATATTTAgatttcaagaagaaaagcaaagattGATGTAAAAGAACCATCTCCAGGACGTTTTGTCCAGGATTATTCCGCCTATAAATGGGCCTATCGACGTTCCGATCGCGTACACGGTCAAGACGATGGCAATATAATTGCCACGCTCCCGCAATGAGACGATATCCGCTACTATAACATCGACAATCATGTTGAACCCGCCACTCGCAATCCCCTGAACCGCCCGTCCTGTTATGAGCATCTCTATGCTACAGATATTGAAACTATGAATATCGTCACCCATCCCCTTCCGAAAAGATTCGACAATTGTCCGAAAAGCGGCTGCATAGCGGCGCTGATGAAATATAATAGTTGCTAACCACAACATGCGTCCCCTTCTGAAAAACCAGCCACTTTGGTGCCTAAATCGAGAAAAGGATCATACAAGTGACatgcatactccgtaccttgTCAGAAAATAATGCATTTGTAACCCAGACATAGCCATCGCCGATATCCAAAGCTCGCACTATTGTGGGGAGGGATGTAGCAATCTCTGTGTTTTCCAGAGCTCCAAGCAAGCTGGTCACACAAAGTGAACATATAATTGCCCAAAACTGAAGCCCCTTCTTCGTCACCGGCCCTTTCGAGTCAAGCTCCTTCGCGCCCTCATGTTGTGGCACCACAGCCGTATCCTTTTTTTCTGATTGAGCCATGAAATGAAAGAAATTTATGTTCGAAATATAGAAAATGCAAAACGAAAGCAAAACTTCTTGTCTAGGCAATGGATGAAGCTGTCAGTCAACAACTCATTTCCCAAAGATTATATCTTCGAGACGGAATGTTGCTTTGGAACAGCATGATGACAATACATGCCAAACTCCTATTTATTTCCAAACAGATTCTCCCGCCATCCCCATAGCGGATGTCGCTTCGATACAGCCCGAACTCTTGAACATATGCTTGTCGCTTCATTGAGCCCCTTTTTTCGGGAGCATCATATGTAAAGTCCCCTTGTTCGGATGGTTCCGAACAGTGTGCTTTGGCATCTAGTGAAGAACACGAAGGCCATTCTATAGATATAGAGACCGAAAGTCATCATGCGTCAAGAGCCGAGGAATCACCACAACCCATTGGTCGAGCATTTCGGTGTTGCGCAGGCCGGGAGAGAAAAGGTGTTCATCGGCAGTCGTCGGCACAATCTAACCTATTTGGAACTAACTAGAAGGTTAATAAGTAATCTCGGCGAAGAGTTGATCCGATTGCAGCTTAGCCGCAGCTGTTTGTGTGCATCAAGGAACGACAGGAATGCTGCTTCGGCCTTGCCGTCATCAGACCTTACTTTAACAAATGGAATTTATATAGTCGAGGTTCTGCGTCAATATCCATGGCTTAGCTAGATTGTTTCTTGTCAGTTGTACTATGTACAACATGTTTTAGTTGACGTGCAAGACTTCTTTCGCTGGTCGATTCAGTGATTGATCCAGGTTGGGTTCCAAGCTGAACCATCCTTCCGAGCTCTATCATGTCAGGTCATCGAAAGGGCATACCACATTTGCCAAAGCGATACGCGTGCGATCGATGTCGAAAACATAAACTCCGTTGTCCTCGAGAAGCCCAGGCTGGCGATTCGTGCCCACGGTGTTTGCGCGCAGGCGCACAGTGTGTTACAAGCACAGCCCTGCCATTAGGTCGCCCTGCTCGGTCCAGGACGGGAACACCATCCACCCAAACAACTGAAAGAGTACGTAAAAGGGATCAGAGTGGCAGCGGCAACATCGTATTTCGCACTTCTAGGCAACAGCAATATGTGCATTCGGGTCCTGATCTTACTGCTGTACCACCAGCAGAGAGAGCTCATGGAGAGATAGCTACAGGACATTCCCAGGGGCCCTTGGATAAATCATTGTCCTGGTTTCAAACGAGCGATCCTGATATACCTGGATTTGAGCCAGGTACGCTCTTGGAAATCCCAGATGCAGATAGTAGTTTCGGTGACTCCATGATGCGTAATGCCAATGGGCCGGATATACCTCCTTCGTCTGGGAGTACACTAATTGGCTTCCACGTGCCGGAGGTTCTTATCCAGCCCTGGAACCGTGGACGTACTGATAGCCAGAACGACATGTTGCGCGAGGGTGGCACCGGCCTGGGAAGCGGGTCTCTTGAATAACCAGCACAAGAGCCAACCAAGGTCATACGAATAGTTCATCTCGTTCAGCGTTTTTGTAAGCCTAATTTATGCTTATCTGGGCAGCTGCACCGGTCAAGCTGGGTTCCCTGAGGAGTTCCCTTCAGCATGTTGGATGTGGAGACGGTTTACAGAAGCCGGGCCCAGAAAATAAGAGCCAGCTTGGAGAACTGCTGCAGAGAACGTCAAAGATTTTAGGTATCCTACAAGCTTCTGCACTTTCCAAAAACGTTAGCTTGGACACGGGCACTTCTGTGCCTTCAGACTTTTCCAACAGTGCTTTGCCTTCAGTAACCTATCGACCACATCTGGCCCCAGATCTATTCATTCACAACCTACTTCTGTAATGGGACCATCCGTCCACGCCACTTCTTCTCCTCAACGGACACCGGCTCCTAGCTCGACGACAAGACGGCTGATGGAACTTAATACCTCGGAGCCAAAGTTAGACACTGCTACCATCCTCATTATTTCAGCATATTACATCCAGATCATCCAGATATACAATGTCATCTTTGCTCAGTCTCATTTGGAATTCTACCAGACGTCAGGGCCATCAATTTCACGCCTCCAGGTGCTCCCAGGCCCGCAACTCGGACTGCCTCTCGAACACGGCGGCATGCGAGCTGAATTCATGATCCAGGCCATCAACCACTTGCTGGATCGCGTCGAGATACTACAGGGCATGCCCCCAAAATTTAGGCTTAACCCTACTCGGGGGTTCGAAGTTGGTTTTCATGGTTTGGAGCTAACAACTCTATGTATTACGAACGACTATGAATCAAAGAGGAAATAAGAAGGGCGATAACAACATAGCTGGTGGATATATCCACTCGTTGagagagaatatgaagaatATTGAATGCCTATTTCAGAAGAGTTTCGGCATTTATTCCATCTAGTTTGGATGCTAACGACTAGCTACAACACGCGCGTTTTATGTATATTGCAAGACTTCGCATTTTACCGTTTTCAACGAACCTTCACATCGCTATCTATGATCGATCGTCAGCAGCAAATTTATCTGTCCAGAAAGCTCTAAAATGCTTTTGTTCGCCCAgcttcttgatttcttcaacttcttccGGAGTCAGCTTAAACTTCAACGTTTCAAGGTACTCGGCCAGGCGCGATTCTTTCGAACTGGTGGTTATGGGAACTGCGCCCTGGTCGATAGCCCACCGAAGCAAGACGTTACCCTCAGTGGTGTTGTATTTCTTAGCTAGACTGTCCAGAATGCTATCCACCGGACCACCCTTTGCTCTCGTTGCAGGAGTTAAGGGTGCATACACAGTGGTGGTGATGCCCTTGGATTGGTGGAAATCGAGTAGACCACTGTGCTGGAGATAGGGGTGATATTCGATTTGGTTAACGGACGGCACAATCTTGGCTGTCTTTAGGACGGCTTCGAGGTGGTTTTGGAGCCAGTTTGATACACCAATTGATCGTGCTTTACCGGATTCCTTGACCTTTTCCATTTCGGCCCATGCTTTTTGCAAATCTTCGTCAGATTTTGCAAAGAAGGGGGAGTGAATAAGGTATCTAGGTCATGCTCGTGAGTTCGTTGCCCGCGATACACTGGTAAAATGCCCCCGGGGGGGAGGAGCACATACAGGTCAACATAGTCCAGCTGCAATTTCCTCAAACTCTCGTCAATCGCCTTCGGGATATCAGAGATGTTGGTGATCACTTTCGTCGTCACATAGAGCTGGTCTCTCGGAACGCTACTTTCTTTGATCGCAATTCCAAGTTCTTCTTCTGTCCCGTAAACCTCCGCCCCGTCAAGATGGTGATATCCCAACTTGATGGCATTCTTGGTCGCATCGACGAGATTTCGGTCTAGGCCGGTGCTTTCTCCTCGTTTGAACCATTTTGTGCCACTGCCGTAGCCGAGCTTCGATTAATAATTATCAGCATCGTGCAAAAACCAGGAGTTGCATCTGCAGTTTAAGCAGATTACACACAAAGGAACATACTTACAATTGGAATCCTGGTTCCGTCATTGAGCTTCACGGACGGGATACTTGCAACCATTGTGCGCGACCGATTGAAtatcttctgaatcttgcTGCAGAGGTAGGAAGGGGAAACGGGGTCGAAGAGAGCAATTGGAGAGGATGGGTCAAAATTGCGGGACGCCGGGGTTCTTATGGGCCGAAAATATGTGGGGTGGTTAACCGGGTAATCTCAACGGGACCATGATGGCAAAAGCCTATCTTTGAACGTCCTAACTGAGTTCAAAGGCAGTTTAAGAAGGAGGAAAATACAATACGAGGTCCATTTCGCAGTGGCCGTTTTAATGTGCGATATACGGAGGACGTTGGATAGTCGGCAGCGAAGGGCGTACGCAAAGGTGGGTAACTAATTCCAGTCTGCGCGATCAAGGGCGGCATTTACAGCTTTCAAATGTAACATAGTC
This window harbors:
- a CDS encoding uncharacterized protein (EggNog:ENOG410PZWC), whose protein sequence is MSGHRKGIPHLPKRYACDRCRKHKLRCPREAQAGDSCPRCLRAGAQCVTSTALPLGRPARSRTGTPSTQTTERVRKRDQSGSGNIVFRTSRQQQYVHSGPDLTAVPPAERAHGEIATGHSQGPLDKSLSWFQTSDPDIPGFEPGTLLEIPDADSSFGDSMMRNANGPDIPPSSGSTLIGFHVPEVLIQPWNRGRTDSQNDMLREGGTGLGSGSLE
- a CDS encoding uncharacterized protein (EggNog:ENOG410PZWC), which produces MGPSVHATSSPQRTPAPSSTTRRLMELNTSEPKLDTATILIISAYYIQIIQIYNVIFAQSHLEFYQTSGPSISRLQVLPGPQLGLPLEHGGMRAEFMIQAINHLLDRVEILQGMPPKFRLNPTRGFEVGFHGLELTTLCITNDYESKRK
- a CDS encoding uncharacterized protein (EggNog:ENOG410PKDI~COG:S) — encoded protein: MVASIPSVKLNDGTRIPILGYGSGTKWFKRGESTGLDRNLVDATKNAIKLGYHHLDGAEVYGTEEELGIAIKESSVPRDQLYVTTKVITNISDIPKAIDESLRKLQLDYVDLYLIHSPFFAKSDEDLQKAWAEMEKVKESGKARSIGVSNWLQNHLEAVLKTAKIVPSVNQIEYHPYLQHSGLLDFHQSKGITTTVYAPLTPATRAKGGPVDSILDSLAKKYNTTEGNVLLRWAIDQGAVPITTSSKESRLAEYLETLKFKLTPEEVEEIKKLGEQKHFRAFWTDKFAADDRS